The region ATAGAAGTCTTACCTACCCCTGGAGGACCATACAGACATAGTATCGGTGACTTAAGATCATTACGAAGTTTTAAGACTGCCATATGCTCTAACACACGTTTCTTAACATCCTCTATACCGTAGTGATCTTTATCTAACTGCTTCTGTGCATTCTTTAAATTAAAGACATCTTTAGAACAATGATCCCATGGCAGATCCAGTAATAACTCTAAATAGTTACGTTGAATACCAAACTCAGCTACCTGAGGATTCATACGTTGAAACTTCATTAACTCTTTGTCGAAGCGCTCTTTGACTACCTTAGACCATTTTTTATTAAGAGCCTTCTTACGCATATCCTCAAACTCTTCCTCATTAGAAAAACCTCCAAGCTCTTCTTGAATAGTCTTCATCTGTTGATGTAAGAAATACTCTTTTTGCTGCTGGTCTAAATCGACTCTAACTTTTGTTTGTATATCATTTCGCAACTGAAGTTTCTGCAACTCGATTGTCATCATCTTCAACGCTTCTAATCCTCTAGCTTTTAAATCATCTATATTCAGTAATCGTTGCTTATCCGCAATATCCATACTCATATTAGAAGAAACAAAGTTGATTAAAAACGATTCACTCGTAATATTTTCAATTGCAAATGCGGCATCAGAAGGAATATTTGGATTCTCTTTAATTATCTCTAAAGCAGTATCTCTAATAGACTCTACGATAGCTGGAAATTCCTTATTTCGCTTACTTGGTCGTTTCTCTATACGTGACACCACATTAGCTTTCATATAAGGTTCTTCTTGTATTAGCTCAGTAATTTCAAATCGTTTTTTACCTTGTAAGATTACAGTGATATTACCATCAGGTAATTTTAATAATTTGATAATACGAGCTACTGTCCCTGTATGGTATATTTCATTTATACCAGGATCATCAGTACCTTCATCGATTTGTGCTACCACACCTATTGTCTTATCCCCTTTATTTGCTTTATTTAAAAGTTCAATAGACTTATCTCTACCTGCTGTAATAGGAATAACTACGCCAGGGAATAACACCATATTTCTCAATGGTAAAATAGGAAGTACTGTTGGCAACTCTTCATTATTCATTTCTTCTTCATCTTCGCTTGAAAAGATTGGAATGAACTCTGCATCTCCATCTCCTAAGTCTTGCAACGACAAGTTGTCAAACGTCATAGTTTTTTGATTTCCCATATATATTTTTACGTCATTCTGTCAGTAATCTAATTTAAAATGACATAGCTTACTTCAAAACCATATCACAACCATCTGATTATCAACAATAATATTATTTTTAACTATTCTATCTTATTAATATTTCAATCTTTATGCCACAAAAAAACCCTTGACACAAGTGTAAGGATTTTTTGTCTTTTATGTTAAAAAATAAAATATTATTTATCTATAGTAGTATTAAAATTTCACTGAAAAATCACCAAAAGTAATTTTCACCCTCTCTTCTTCTTTACCTTCATCAGCTCCCCTTAGCATAGCCTCGAAGCGACCTTTTAGAGATACTATCTTATTGTTTTTATACTCTACTGCATCTATGCGTAGTAATCCATCCTTGTCATCCATTCCTTCAGAAGTATACTTCACTCCATATTTAGAGGTATATAACACGTTAAACCATCCTAGATTTTTAAATTCCTTAGGGTCTGATGACGCTTCTAGCACATCATTATTTGGCAATTCTATTATAAGCTCCTGAGTCATTTCTACTCCATCTATACTTGTAATAACAATATTATTCCCTTTTATCTCCGCCTTTTCTTTTGGATTCTCTAAAGGTTCCTCATTCACAAAAGCTTCTAAATATGTAGCTTCCTTGCGGACAAAACGTATATCTTTAAAATCTCCACTAATCGCAAAAGCTTTTAGATTAGGATTGTCTTGATTCTCAGGAATCATTCGAGTAATATTAAAATCACCTGACAATACCCTAGCTTTTCTATTGATTGTATTTATTTTTAACAAACCAGTTATAAACGTGGGTCTATCCTTATCTATTGTTGTATAACGCAGTTTATTCTCCCATGAATAGTACTCACATTTGTTAGCATTAGTGGGAAATGTTCCTGTCTGAAATTTTAATGCTCTTAGTATTAAGCTATCTTGCCCTGACTTATCTGCTCCAGCTACCTTTATTTCTAATATTCCATCTTTATCTAATGTAGCTACAATGCCTTCTCTAAGAAGAATAACGTCCCCTTGATTATTAATTGTCATCGTAGGCTTACCTACTCCCAATTCTCCTTCTATTATAGGATCGTACCCTTCATTATCACATGATACTACCGTGAAACCTGTGATAGCGAACAAACTAAATGCTAATATTTTAAATGTCTTTTTCATATTATAGCTTACTATTCTTAAAATAATCGTTTTACAAATATACAAGTAATAAAAATACAATCTTATATGACTTTTAGTACTAACTCTGTTTTTTATTAGGTATTCTCAATAACAAGACAAAACCAACTGCAAAAAACACTATCAAAAATAGAATAGCATTCTGCATCTTCCCTGTCAAATCACTTACCAGTCCATACATAGACATCCCTAATACAATCCCCAACTTCTCAGTCACGTCATAAAAGCTGAAGAATGACGTAGTATCTGTAGTCTCTGGCAATAACTTAGAATAAGTCGATCGAGATAAGGACTGTATCCCTCCCATCACTAATCCTACAAAACTTGCTGCTACATAAAATTCATTAGGTGTAACTACCGTATACGCATATAAACATATTACTATCCATAACGCATTTAAAACACATAACGTATATATATTACCTATTTTTTTTGAAAGTAACGAGGTCAAATAGGCTCCTGCTACAGCTACGAGCTGTATCATCAGGATACTTAATATCAATCCTGTAGTACGCTGTGAATCACTCTCCCACGCTATCTCCTTCTCACCGAAATATGCTGCGATGACCATCACTGTCTGCACTGCCATACTATAGACAAAGAAGGCTACTAAGTAACGTTTTAACTCCACATAACTACTCAGTTGATGCCATACTTTCTTCAATTCTCTGAATCCCTTAAACAATACAGATCTAGTAATCTTCTTCTCATTTTTAAAATCAGGTAGGTACTTAAAAGTGTACATACTGAACCCTACCCACCATAATCCAACTAAAATAAAAGAGAATCGCATAGCTGACATAGCTGTCTCAAAACCAAACAACTCATACTTCATCACTAAGAACAAGTTTAGCAATAATAACACCACACTACCAATATACCCTAAAGCATATCCCTGTGCACTAATTTTGTCTTGTTGATCTGTAAAAGCGATATCTGGTAAGTACGAATTATAAAATACTAAACTCCCCCAAAAACCTATTAATCCAAACATATAGATTAATAAACTCAATAACATATAGTCTAGACTAAAGAAGTATAATAGCATACAGGATACAGATCCGATTCCACAGAAAAGTTTCATAAAGAACTTCTTAGTCCCTAGATAATCCGCTATCCCTGATAGAATAGGTGAAAGTATACACACAATTAGGAATCCTATAGCAGTGATGTAACTAATAATAGATTCACTCTTTATAGAGGTTCCCCAAAAGTCAAAGCTATCTATATTTAACTCTCTAAATAGAGATCCGTAATACAACGGAAAAATAGATGATGATATCACTAAAGCATACACAGAATTAGCCCAATCATAAAATGCCCAAGCATTTAAAAGTTTTTTATCCCCTTTTATAAAACTTTTCATAAGTAAATGGTATTAAAAAAATAAGCTACCCTTAAGGTAGCTTATACTATTTTACTTTCCGAAAGATACACCAAATTTTGCTGCTTCAGCTTTTGCCTCTGGAATTAATTTCTTCAAATTATCAATACGCTCAGTATTACTAGGGTGAGTGCTCATCCATGAGTTACCTCCTCCAGAACCATCTCTAGCCGCCATTCTACTCCAGAAACTTACTGCTTCCTCAGGATTATACCCTGCTAAGGCCATTAGTGTAAGTCCTATTTTATCTGCTTCAGTCTCATTAGCTCTGCTGAATGGTAACATACCTCCTACTTGGCTTCCATACCCATAAGCTGCAGACCACATTTGCTTAGACGTTGCAGAAGATTTGGCTGTAGCAGCATCTAATGCCACCGCCCCAGCTTGCTGTAACATCGCTGCACTCATACGTTGTTGTCCGTGATTTGCTAATGCATGTGACACCTCATGTCCCATCACCACAGCTATACCAGCATCTGTCTGACAGATAGGCAATATCCCAGTATAAAATACTATTTTACCTCCTGGCATACACCATGCATTTACTTCCTTATCATCCACTAGATTATACTCCCATTTATAGTCATTAAGGTAACTACCATGCCCATTAGCTGTTAACCATATTTCAGCCGCTTTCTTGATTTTCATCCCGATATCAGTGATACGCTGTGCATCTTTTGTCCCTTTTATCACTTTATGCTCTTTTAAGAAAGTATCATATTGAGAGAACGACA is a window of Myroides oncorhynchi DNA encoding:
- a CDS encoding MFS transporter, encoding MKSFIKGDKKLLNAWAFYDWANSVYALVISSSIFPLYYGSLFRELNIDSFDFWGTSIKSESIISYITAIGFLIVCILSPILSGIADYLGTKKFFMKLFCGIGSVSCMLLYFFSLDYMLLSLLIYMFGLIGFWGSLVFYNSYLPDIAFTDQQDKISAQGYALGYIGSVVLLLLNLFLVMKYELFGFETAMSAMRFSFILVGLWWVGFSMYTFKYLPDFKNEKKITRSVLFKGFRELKKVWHQLSSYVELKRYLVAFFVYSMAVQTVMVIAAYFGEKEIAWESDSQRTTGLILSILMIQLVAVAGAYLTSLLSKKIGNIYTLCVLNALWIVICLYAYTVVTPNEFYVAASFVGLVMGGIQSLSRSTYSKLLPETTDTTSFFSFYDVTEKLGIVLGMSMYGLVSDLTGKMQNAILFLIVFFAVGFVLLLRIPNKKQS
- a CDS encoding M48 family metallopeptidase codes for the protein MKKIILSVATVLLLSACATNPFTGKKTMAFTSNAELFPMSFSQYDTFLKEHKVIKGTKDAQRITDIGMKIKKAAEIWLTANGHGSYLNDYKWEYNLVDDKEVNAWCMPGGKIVFYTGILPICQTDAGIAVVMGHEVSHALANHGQQRMSAAMLQQAGAVALDAATAKSSATSKQMWSAAYGYGSQVGGMLPFSRANETEADKIGLTLMALAGYNPEEAVSFWSRMAARDGSGGGNSWMSTHPSNTERIDNLKKLIPEAKAEAAKFGVSFGK